From the genome of Uranotaenia lowii strain MFRU-FL chromosome 1, ASM2978415v1, whole genome shotgun sequence, one region includes:
- the LOC129755445 gene encoding 40S ribosomal protein S13, which produces MGRMHAPGKGISQSALPYRRSVPSWLKLNADDVKEQIKKLGKKGMTPSQIGIILRDSHGVAQVRFVNGNKVLRIMKAVGLKPDIPEDLYFLIKKAVSIRKHLERNRKDIDSKFRLILIESRIHRLARYYKIKAVLPPNWKYESSTASALVA; this is translated from the exons ATGGGTCGTATGCACGCTCCCGGAAAGGGTATCTCCCAGTCGGCCTTGCCGTATCGCCGTTCGGTCCCATCCTGGCTGAAGCTAAACGCCGATGATGTTAAGGAGCAGATCAAGAAGCTGGGCAAGAAGGGCATGACCCCGTCGCAGATCGGCATTATCCTGCGGGATTCGCACGGAGTGGCCCAGGTTCGCTTCGTCAATGGCAATAAG GTTCTTCGCATTATGAAGGCCGTCGGCCTGAAGCCGGACATCCCGGAGGATCTGTACTTCCTGATCAAGAAGGCCGTCTCTATCCGCAAGCATCTTGAGCGCAACCGCAAGGACATCGACAGCAAGTTCCGGCTGATTCTGATCGAGAGCCGCATCCACCGGTTGGCCCGCTACTACAAGATCAAGGCCGTACTGCCCCCGAACTGGAAGTACGAATCCAGCACCGCGTCCGCCCTGGTTGCCTAA
- the LOC129757052 gene encoding zinc finger protein ZFMSA12A-like, protein MPCIVPTCASEQFHRGRMRKFPNDAVLADRWLQAIQIGCGIAGIDLPLVGPLSQICDAHFDVADPAVVRGYYQEPSIFCTSEGESTTVVSCRTCLNFFPRKEVLPYMDYLHSVDSFPDVAKFSDLFSSNLSLSNYLCLECSARIEILKTILSCSRQFAESSRTLEQLINKVVEQSLWFSEEGGDATNIEQICSIGKLETPNETIGAGENFLSVQLLEEETKNENTGQEYLDPIFTIVELGDSENEIEPEAESLNNHAQQQNDEMVSRECECQHCGEFFGNLLFLQDHIARWHSKKQRFECDICEKLCLSRYDLKTHRAIHSEERPFQCNLCGKRFKTKKTLSSHQNLLHPKGGSLECWICHQSFENAEDLEVHSAEHNETRIECDVCRKTYKNLHTYRSHRAKHDSRIVFPCPICHKSFKQKHYFEQHLKLHKEELNFGCDICGKSFTCGRYLEIHKKKHSSP, encoded by the exons ATGCCATGTATCGTGCCGACCTGCGCCAGCGAACAGTTTCACAGAGGACGTATGCGTAAATTTCCGAACGATGCCGTCCTGGCCGACCGGTGGCTTCAGGCCATCCAGATCGGTTGTGGAATTGCCGGAATCGATCTGCCGCTGGTGGGACCGTTGAGTCAAATTTGCGATGCCCATTTTGACGTAGCAGACCCTGCCGTAGTCCGGGGTTACTATCAGGAACCTTCGATTTTTTGTACTAG TGAGGGAGAATCGACAACAGTCGTATCTTGTAGGACATGCCTGAATTTCTTCCCCCGAAAAGAAGTTTTGCCGTACATGGATTATTTGCATAGCGTGGACAGCTTTCCAGATGTGGCGAAGTTCAGCGATTTATTCTCATCGAATTTAAGCCTGTCCAACTACTTGTGCTTGGAATGTTCAGctagaattgaaattttgaagactATTTTGTCGTGCAGTCGACAGTTCGCAGAATCCAGTAGAACGCTGGAACAACTGATCAACAAGGTAGTTGAACAAAGTCTGTGGTTTTCCGAGGAAGGTGGAGATGCAACAAACATTGAACAAATTTGTAGTATTGGAAAATTGGAGACTCCAAATGAGACTATTGGAGCGGGTGAAAACTTTCTTTCCGTTCAGCTTTTAGAAGAAGAAACTAAGAATGAAAACACCGGCCAGGAATACCTGGATCCGATATTTACAATCGTTGAACTGGGCGATTCGGAAAATGAAATCGAACCCGAAGCAGAGAGTCTTAATAATCACGCGCAGCAACAAAATGACGAAATGGTGAGCAGAGAATGCGAATGCCAACATTGCGGCGAGTTTTTTGGCAATCTCCTTTTTCTGCAAGATCATATCGCTCGGTGGCATTCAAAAAAGCAACGATTCGAATGCGACATCTGCGAAAAACTCTGTCTGTCAAGGTACGATTTGAAAACTCATCGCGCGATACATTCGGAGGAACGCCCTTTTCAGTGCAATCTTTGCGGCAAGAGGTTCAAAACTAAGAAAACCTTGAGTTCGCATCAGAACTTGTTGCATCCTAAAGGAGGTTCGTTAGAGTGCTGGATATGCCATCAATCATTTGAAAACGCTGAAGACCTGGAGGTTCACTCTGCAGAGCACAACGAAACTAGGATCGAGTGCGATGTCTGCAGGAAGACGTACAAAAATCTCCACACGTACCGGTCGCATCGAGCGAAACATGATAGTCGCATTGTGTTTCCGTGCCCCATTTGCCACAAATCGTTTAAGCAGAAGCATTACTTCGAGCAGCACCTAAAGCTGCACAAGGAAGAGCTCAACTTTGGATGCGACATCTGCGGAAAATCGTTCACCTGTGGTCGCTACCTGGAAATCCACAAGAAGAAACACAGCTCTCCGTGA
- the LOC129757066 gene encoding zinc finger protein 14-like, translated as MEKLESLFSSDSNLSIYMCLQCSARIEILKSILSSIQQFTESGRLLEGLINKAMEIGNDEDTANAEQFGTSKPEGTNYELIGENYYQCHSPDQRGPETIYGLQSMNEINSEMFDSTDEAQSDYCVCRLCGEYFSSQQFLEDHIGSWHSKNLNSFECSICRQTFKNAEDFAAHYHEQDKTGFRCDVCEKTYKNVRTYRMHRKLHIDRVFYPCEFCNKTFKVKYYLQQHIKIHKEEVKFECDICGRTLSSGWYLEIHRKKHLDD; from the exons ATGGAAAAACTCGAAAGTTTATTCTCATCGGATTCGAACCTATCCATCTACATGTGCTTACAATGCTCAGCTAGAATCGAAATACTGAAATCTATTTTGTCGAGCATTCAACAGTTTACCGAATCCGGTAGATTGTTGGAAGGACTAATCAACAAGGCAATGGAAATTGGGAACGATGAAGATACAGCGAATGCTGAACAATTCGGCACCTCAAAACCGGAAGGAACAAACTATGAGTTAATAGgagaaaattattatcaatGCCACTCTCCCGACCAGCGTGGACCAGAAACTATTTATGGGTTGCAGAGTATGAATGAAATAAACTCTGAAATGTTTGATTCAACCGATGAAGCTCAAAGCGATTATTGCGTATGTCGTCTGTGCGGAGAATATTTCAGCAGTCAACAATTTCTGGAAGATCACATCGGAAGCTGGCATTCGAAAAATCTGAACAGTTTCGAGTGCTCAATCTGCCGGCAGACGTTCAAAAACGCAGAAGACTTTGCGGCCCATTATCACGAACAAGATAAAACCGGCTTCCGGTGTGATGTTTGTGAGAAGACGTACAAAAATGTCCGAACATATCGGATGCACAGAAAGTTGCACATCGACCGTGTCTTTTACCCGTGTGAGTTTTGCAACAAAACGTTCAAG gtgaaatatTACTTGCAACAACACATTAAAATACACAAAGAAGAGGTCAAGTTTGAGTGTGACATTTGCGGCAGGACGTTGTCCAGCGGCTGGTATTTGGAAATCCACCGGAAGAAACATTTGGACGATTGA
- the LOC129757072 gene encoding uncharacterized protein LOC129757072: MDFDWDNISIGEPELNESNNFFFRHVKKEKSTPNGCNSMSNILSENSQRSTTRILRNAFTPIKNRQEDPCEKAYRYAQVYEAKRQALKEKEGKQLQEMKKFQARPAPNFNKGLKKENSEPKFTLPITPKQMKPDRLQKAADMAKKQQERVKGAHKASEQHQDQDGCLLTGVAPHDSFTLRMSARLQERKLMDEHRQKIREEKERWEAEQKRLAAEEELKKIRKQKEFKAKPNPFRK, translated from the exons ATGGATTTTGATTGGGATAACATCAGTATCGGAGAACCGGAATTGAATGAATCTAACAACTTTTTCt TTCGACACGTCAAAAAGGAAAAGTCGACTCCGAACGGATGCAATTCTatgtcaaatattttatccgagAACAGTCAACGATCCACCACGAGAATCCTGCGCAACGCTTTTACGCCGATTAAAAATCGCCAAGAGGACCCCTGCGAGAAAGCCTATCGCTATGCCCAAGTGTACGAAGCCAAACGGCAGGCCCTCAAGGAAAAGGAAGGAAAACAGCTGcaagaaatgaagaaattccAAGCCCGACCGGCCCCGAACTTTAACAAAGGCTTGAAGAAGGAAAACTCGGAACCAAAGTTTACCCTACCCATCACCCCGAAGCAAATGAAACCGGACCGGCTTCAAAAAGCCGCCGATATGGCCAAGAAACAACAGGAGCGAGTGAAGGGTGCTCACAAGGCTAGCGAGCAGCACCAGGACCAGGATGGGTGCTTACTGACCGGAGTCGCCCCGCATGATTCGTTCACGTTGCGTATGTCGGCCCGTTTGCAGGAACGCAAGCTGATGGATGAACATCGCCAAAAGATTCGGGAAGAGAAGGAACGTTGGGAGGCGGAACAGAAGCGGCTCGCCGCAGAGGAGGAACTCAAGAAGATAAGGAAACAGAAGGAGTTCAAGGCGAAACCCAATCCCTTTAGGAAGTAG
- the LOC129738662 gene encoding trichohyalin-like isoform X2 has product MDFDWDNISIGEPNANDENSYFYRYKKEMAKPDIIVTTEALGSLELDKPDVLVSTEKETPVNDEIGGSGNSSERSYSSQSSASGTNSGARRKGYQKQQASIRQKETCERAYCYAQVYEEKRKALREREEKQLEEMRKFHARPAPKFGKASTERKENRQPKITIPITPKQMKPERLQKVAQQTKRMQERSKALLTDESVMEQKGPIPLNKVLHEVPFRPVLTHRVVQAEPFALHMESRLHERRQYDEQKQKEREQREHREAEERRLAEERAMKELRKHKEFKANPNPFKR; this is encoded by the exons atggacTTCGACTGGGACAACATCAGCATCGGGGAACCGAATGCAAATGATGAAAATAGTTACTTTT ATCGTTACAAGAAAGAAATGGCGAAACCGGACATCATAGTTACGACTGAAGCGCTCGGTTCATTGGAACTGGACAAACCGGACGTTTTGGTAAGCACAGAGAAAGAGACACCCGTAAATGATGAAATCGGTGGAAGTGGCAACTCATCGGAACGAAGCTACTCCAGTCAGTCTTCGGCGTCGGGTACGAACTCCGGCGCAAGACGTAAAGGGTACCAGAAGCAACAAGCCAGCATCCGGCAGAAGGAAACCTGCGAGAGAGCGTATTGCTATGCCCAGGTTTATGAGGAAAAACGGAAAGCACTCCGGGAGAGAGAGGAAAAGCAGCTTGAAGAAATGAGGAAATTTCATGCAAGGCCTGCACCTAAATTTGGTAAAGCATCCACGGAAAG gaAGGAAAACCGCCAACCCAAGATAACCATTCCTATCACACCGAAACAGATGAAACCGGAACGATTGCAGAAGGTAGCTCAACAGACTAAACGGATGCAAGAACGCTCCAAGGCGCTTTTGACAGACGAATCGGTAATGGAGCAAAAAGGTCCCATTCCGCTGAACAAGGTGCTCCACGAGGTACCATTCCGTCCGGTGCTGACCCATCGAGTCGTCCAGGCTGAACCGTTTGCGTTGCACATGGAATCACGGCTGCACGAGCGTCGCCAGTATGATGAACAGAAGCAGAAAGAACGAGAGCAAAGGGAGCACCGGGAAGCGGAGGAGCGCCGATTGGCCGAAGAGCGGGCGATGAAAGAGCTCCGTAAACACAAGGAGTTCAAGGCCAACCCAAATCCGTTCAAGAGATGA
- the LOC129738662 gene encoding trichohyalin-like isoform X1, translated as MDFDWDNISIGEPNANDENSYFSDRYKKEMAKPDIIVTTEALGSLELDKPDVLVSTEKETPVNDEIGGSGNSSERSYSSQSSASGTNSGARRKGYQKQQASIRQKETCERAYCYAQVYEEKRKALREREEKQLEEMRKFHARPAPKFGKASTERKENRQPKITIPITPKQMKPERLQKVAQQTKRMQERSKALLTDESVMEQKGPIPLNKVLHEVPFRPVLTHRVVQAEPFALHMESRLHERRQYDEQKQKEREQREHREAEERRLAEERAMKELRKHKEFKANPNPFKR; from the exons atggacTTCGACTGGGACAACATCAGCATCGGGGAACCGAATGCAAATGATGAAAATAGTTACTTTT CAGATCGTTACAAGAAAGAAATGGCGAAACCGGACATCATAGTTACGACTGAAGCGCTCGGTTCATTGGAACTGGACAAACCGGACGTTTTGGTAAGCACAGAGAAAGAGACACCCGTAAATGATGAAATCGGTGGAAGTGGCAACTCATCGGAACGAAGCTACTCCAGTCAGTCTTCGGCGTCGGGTACGAACTCCGGCGCAAGACGTAAAGGGTACCAGAAGCAACAAGCCAGCATCCGGCAGAAGGAAACCTGCGAGAGAGCGTATTGCTATGCCCAGGTTTATGAGGAAAAACGGAAAGCACTCCGGGAGAGAGAGGAAAAGCAGCTTGAAGAAATGAGGAAATTTCATGCAAGGCCTGCACCTAAATTTGGTAAAGCATCCACGGAAAG gaAGGAAAACCGCCAACCCAAGATAACCATTCCTATCACACCGAAACAGATGAAACCGGAACGATTGCAGAAGGTAGCTCAACAGACTAAACGGATGCAAGAACGCTCCAAGGCGCTTTTGACAGACGAATCGGTAATGGAGCAAAAAGGTCCCATTCCGCTGAACAAGGTGCTCCACGAGGTACCATTCCGTCCGGTGCTGACCCATCGAGTCGTCCAGGCTGAACCGTTTGCGTTGCACATGGAATCACGGCTGCACGAGCGTCGCCAGTATGATGAACAGAAGCAGAAAGAACGAGAGCAAAGGGAGCACCGGGAAGCGGAGGAGCGCCGATTGGCCGAAGAGCGGGCGATGAAAGAGCTCCGTAAACACAAGGAGTTCAAGGCCAACCCAAATCCGTTCAAGAGATGA
- the LOC129738662 gene encoding trichohyalin-like isoform X4, with protein MQMMKIVTFVNRYKKEMAKPDIIVTTEALGSLELDKPDVLVSTEKETPVNDEIGGSGNSSERSYSSQSSASGTNSGARRKGYQKQQASIRQKETCERAYCYAQVYEEKRKALREREEKQLEEMRKFHARPAPKFGKASTERKENRQPKITIPITPKQMKPERLQKVAQQTKRMQERSKALLTDESVMEQKGPIPLNKVLHEVPFRPVLTHRVVQAEPFALHMESRLHERRQYDEQKQKEREQREHREAEERRLAEERAMKELRKHKEFKANPNPFKR; from the exons ATGCAAATGATGAAAATAGTTACTTTTGTAA ATCGTTACAAGAAAGAAATGGCGAAACCGGACATCATAGTTACGACTGAAGCGCTCGGTTCATTGGAACTGGACAAACCGGACGTTTTGGTAAGCACAGAGAAAGAGACACCCGTAAATGATGAAATCGGTGGAAGTGGCAACTCATCGGAACGAAGCTACTCCAGTCAGTCTTCGGCGTCGGGTACGAACTCCGGCGCAAGACGTAAAGGGTACCAGAAGCAACAAGCCAGCATCCGGCAGAAGGAAACCTGCGAGAGAGCGTATTGCTATGCCCAGGTTTATGAGGAAAAACGGAAAGCACTCCGGGAGAGAGAGGAAAAGCAGCTTGAAGAAATGAGGAAATTTCATGCAAGGCCTGCACCTAAATTTGGTAAAGCATCCACGGAAAG gaAGGAAAACCGCCAACCCAAGATAACCATTCCTATCACACCGAAACAGATGAAACCGGAACGATTGCAGAAGGTAGCTCAACAGACTAAACGGATGCAAGAACGCTCCAAGGCGCTTTTGACAGACGAATCGGTAATGGAGCAAAAAGGTCCCATTCCGCTGAACAAGGTGCTCCACGAGGTACCATTCCGTCCGGTGCTGACCCATCGAGTCGTCCAGGCTGAACCGTTTGCGTTGCACATGGAATCACGGCTGCACGAGCGTCGCCAGTATGATGAACAGAAGCAGAAAGAACGAGAGCAAAGGGAGCACCGGGAAGCGGAGGAGCGCCGATTGGCCGAAGAGCGGGCGATGAAAGAGCTCCGTAAACACAAGGAGTTCAAGGCCAACCCAAATCCGTTCAAGAGATGA
- the LOC129738662 gene encoding trichohyalin-like isoform X3 has product MQMMKIVTFVTDRYKKEMAKPDIIVTTEALGSLELDKPDVLVSTEKETPVNDEIGGSGNSSERSYSSQSSASGTNSGARRKGYQKQQASIRQKETCERAYCYAQVYEEKRKALREREEKQLEEMRKFHARPAPKFGKASTERKENRQPKITIPITPKQMKPERLQKVAQQTKRMQERSKALLTDESVMEQKGPIPLNKVLHEVPFRPVLTHRVVQAEPFALHMESRLHERRQYDEQKQKEREQREHREAEERRLAEERAMKELRKHKEFKANPNPFKR; this is encoded by the exons ATGCAAATGATGAAAATAGTTACTTTTGTAA CAGATCGTTACAAGAAAGAAATGGCGAAACCGGACATCATAGTTACGACTGAAGCGCTCGGTTCATTGGAACTGGACAAACCGGACGTTTTGGTAAGCACAGAGAAAGAGACACCCGTAAATGATGAAATCGGTGGAAGTGGCAACTCATCGGAACGAAGCTACTCCAGTCAGTCTTCGGCGTCGGGTACGAACTCCGGCGCAAGACGTAAAGGGTACCAGAAGCAACAAGCCAGCATCCGGCAGAAGGAAACCTGCGAGAGAGCGTATTGCTATGCCCAGGTTTATGAGGAAAAACGGAAAGCACTCCGGGAGAGAGAGGAAAAGCAGCTTGAAGAAATGAGGAAATTTCATGCAAGGCCTGCACCTAAATTTGGTAAAGCATCCACGGAAAG gaAGGAAAACCGCCAACCCAAGATAACCATTCCTATCACACCGAAACAGATGAAACCGGAACGATTGCAGAAGGTAGCTCAACAGACTAAACGGATGCAAGAACGCTCCAAGGCGCTTTTGACAGACGAATCGGTAATGGAGCAAAAAGGTCCCATTCCGCTGAACAAGGTGCTCCACGAGGTACCATTCCGTCCGGTGCTGACCCATCGAGTCGTCCAGGCTGAACCGTTTGCGTTGCACATGGAATCACGGCTGCACGAGCGTCGCCAGTATGATGAACAGAAGCAGAAAGAACGAGAGCAAAGGGAGCACCGGGAAGCGGAGGAGCGCCGATTGGCCGAAGAGCGGGCGATGAAAGAGCTCCGTAAACACAAGGAGTTCAAGGCCAACCCAAATCCGTTCAAGAGATGA